ACTTGGAAAAGGCGCTTTATGGCAATGATACCACTCGAAAAGTCTGGATTGATCTTCTTATCGGTTCTGGAAAACTTACAGGTCGCCTAGATCCAGAATTTCAGGTGGTCTATAATAACCTGAAAGTTCAGGAAAATGTCGAGTACACGAGGGAGTGGGCACGGGCTCGATCAGTCGTTCGTATGATTGAGTCGATCAACAAGCGGAAAGCTCCTGTGTTTATGGCCAATAGCTACCGAGATAATCTGTTTCCGCCGAATCAGGCCCTGGAGTTTTTCTCGAAACTTGAGACGACTAAGAAGATCTATCTTAACAAGGGAATTCATGCATCAGCAGAAGTACCGGGGATTTTCGGGTTGGAAAGCGAAATCTGGAGTGATGTTCACAACTGGTTTGATCATTGGTTCGAAAACCCATCTTTCACAGTGAGTGAAGATCTTCCCTATACACTACAAGTGGAAGATGGGAGAGAGTCTTATGCTCGTCTACCAGATGCTAGAGCAAAGAAAGGCGAATGGCATCTGGAGCCTGTCAACCAAATCAGGGCAGGTCTCGGCTATGAAGATGATGCTCTCCCAGGGGTAGTCGTCGAGTCTGGTTGGGATTCCGGAGCTTCTACGGGCATCCCTCTACTAAGCTCTGTGCTCGATTCTCACACGCCGATAAAAGTCAAAAAGTGGTTGCCATTGATCAATCAAAAGCATGGTGCGGTTTACTATAGCCAAGCTGTGAATCGATCCGTAGCAATTCGTGGTGTGCCTCGGGTTGATATGCTTCTAACGCCAATGAGCGAGAGTCTTCAGCTTGTCACTTATCTCTATGAAGTCGATCCGTGGGGTGTGGGGACGTTGATTACCCATGGTGTGACAACGTTAAGAGATCTGCAGCTAGGCCAGACCATGGCCATTGATCTGGAATTGTCAGCGATTAGCTATGATGTGAAGCCGAACCGAAAGCTTGGAGTTGTTATAGATACTTATGACCCGCTCTATGGTCGTCCCGGAGGAGGTCAGTTCAGCTTTCAGATTGCTCATAGCGATATGGCATCATTACAAGTTCACCTTCCAGAACCAAATTGAGACCAAACAGGTGTGACCTAATGGTCGCACCTGTTCCCGGAACTGAATCATAACTATCTAATATTTAGTAATATAATAGTGGCCTGGGACTTGCTCTAATCCTGATGAGACTATTTAGGAGGATCAAAGGATGAAAGCAGTTATCATTATTTTAGCTTCGGCCACTCTTTTTACAGGCTGTGTGACCCACATTCCTGTAGGCCACCATCACGGACATTCGGTGATAGTCAAAAAGAAACATGGTCATCACCGCCACCATCACCGTGGGCATCGCAAGCATATTCGAATCATTCGTTAGTGATGCTAAAACCAATTTTCACTAAATGAATGGCTAAGGGTCGCGTCACTCCTTGGATATACGACTGATAGTCTTTGTCATTTGGCCTCTGTTGTTGCAAGCAACAATAGAGGCTTTTCATTTTCTCCTTTGACAAATGGAGAAGAGACGAGGATTGAGAGGGGTCATAGAATGCAAACTGCAGCTCTGCTGTAAACCCGTGCAACTGGCAAAAATCATAGAAAGCTTCGAGTTCGTGGACGTTGGTTTGGAGAACGCACATGGATGCTGTGATATCAAATCCTTTTTGATCTCGGAGCGATTTGAAATTTTCAAGATTCTGTAGGAGCAGTTCAAAATCACCACCTTTTCGGATCGCCTCGTAGGTTGTTTTGCTGCAAGCATCGACACTAATATGAATTTTGTCGATGGGAATGCCTTCAAGGCTTTTCCTCACACGAATCCAGTTTTTAAATTGACTGTTGGTCACAAATGAAAATCGACATTGTTCATTTACCGATCGAATCTCCTGAATCAAACGAAAGGTATCTGCTTGGATAAAGGGCTCACCACCCAGAACTTCGATTTCACTTAAAAAAGGAAATATTTTCTGGGGGCCTTCTTGCCATAAAAAAGACTCATTATACAGGCCGTTTGGCTGTTGCCAGACATCGCACATCACGCATTTCAGATTACACATTCCATTAAGCCTGAGATCGAGTCTTTTCGGGGGAGACTCTTGAATTTCTGATAGTTGGCTTTGTCCCTGATATCTTGCAAAATTCTCATGGCACTTTAAGTTTGCTATGCGCGATCGACAAATTCGTGGATTGCCAGCCAGGAACTCCCGGCGAAGTTTGCGAATTTTTGGTCCGTTCCAGACTTGTTCAAACGAGTCTGAATGTTGGCCTATGCGATAGCCGAAATGGTAGCAGCATGGGTGCAACTGACCCGTTGGAGAAAGCATCATTTGGTTGAATGGGGCGTGACAGAAATTTTCTTCGCTCATGGCTTGATCTCCTTTCCATTAGGAGTTAGCACTTAGCTGGTGAATTAGCAAAGCTCTTAACAAATTCCAGTTGTGACGAGTGGCGTGCGAGATTGGCTAAGCTGTCTTCTGATTGGAGATGGAGCCATAGGTGCGAAACCGAGGGAGACCAGTAATGGTAAAGCGTTTACCCACTTCAGGAGAGGAGTCGAAAAATATCAGGTGGCAGCAAACGTCCCCTGGATCAGGAGGTAGAATCTTGAATGACGATAACCTCTCTTCTACATGGTCTTGCATATCAACCGATTTTTCTTCAGAGTCGTCTTTCGTTGAGTCGAGGCTAATCTCTTGGCCCTTCTTCAATGCGTCTTCAATTCTTTCCAGCATTCTTTTAGCTTTGACTGCAATTCTTTTTTGGGTAGCGTTCTTGAGAGACCTGAGAATTTTTTGAGCGTCTTTGTATTTCTTTTGTCGAACATGGGCCAATGCCAAATTGTATTGGATAGCCTCAGTGATATCTGTTCGTTCCTCGGGTAAGGCGAGTATCGCTTTTTCATAGAACTCAATCGATTCGTTTACTTTCCCACGCTTAGCTAATGCGACGCCGCGGTTATTCATAAACGTGAAGACCTCACTTAGATTTTCCATACTTGCCATGATCCGCTTAGCTTTTTTTATAGCGCCCCGGGTTAAAGAGAAATTTGCCTCGGTTATCATGACCTGATGATTTCTAGGGTCAAGGCTCTTGATCATGGATAATGTTTGATTCGCCAGTCCGGACTCGCCAATGCTATCTTGGGCATCGGCAATGGCACAGAGTCGAACGATGTTGTAGGGAGCGAGGCTATCTGCCTTTTCGTAGCATTTGAGTGCTGTACTGATGTCATCCAACTGGATCAGTGTTTTTCCGGTGAGATTATAGACTCTTGTGGTATGGTTACCCTGCTGAACTGCCTTGATTAAATGATTCTTGGCTTTGCGATAGTCTTTCTGGGCATAGGCTAGTTCTGCTCTCATATAGTGAATCGCACCTTCCTTAACATTCTGGTTGCTACTCGCTTCTTGAATCACATGACGAGCATCATTAAACTTTCGATTGTGACACAATACTGCAACCTTGTATTCGATTACCGATGAGTCGGTAGGCTTTTGCTCCTGCTGGATCACCCAAGAAAGCGCCTTGAGGAAATCGGTTTCAATCATAGGTTTGGGAATGACATTGCTGATTCCCATTTCCAACATAAGATTACGATCACTGTCATTCACCAAGGACGATACGATTAGGATGGGGGTATTGTGAAGACCCTTGTCCCGGATTCTCTGTACAAAGAAAGGTCCATTTAGCTTAGGAAGTTTCCATTCGGAGACAATAATGTCTGGTGTGAATCCTATAATCTTATCGAGAGCTTCTTCTCCATCATAGCAATGAATAATTCTTTCACAGCCGATTTTATGAAATATTCTATCTAGACTGTTGTGATTAACTTCATCAGAATCTACGATCATAGCTGTGTTGATATTAAATAAATTTATTGTCTCCGAACTATCTCCTAGAGATCGACCCCTAAGGTATTTTTCATAGACTGGGTCTGCTATAGCTTCCAATGAGGGATCGATCAACTTCGCCTGATTTAGGGCTCTGGCACAGTCGTCGAAAGATTCTTGAAGAGCAAAAGCTTCTGCAAGATGAATTAACAGCTCGGGGTGATTTGGGTTTACTTTAATAAGTCGTCGCTCGAAACTGACAAGAGACTGATAGTCTTCCATGGAAGTGAGAT
The sequence above is a segment of the Pseudobacteriovorax antillogorgiicola genome. Coding sequences within it:
- a CDS encoding CocE/NonD family hydrolase, encoding MRSTALWLSSAIVYLAISACGREEQASSELDWWWPEKTYETTSNLYLETFDGTQLVSQIHEPKEKFFPGDRPALIFANSWTLNEYEYILQAKKFAEKGYIVLSYATRGFGRSGGVASAAGPDDIRDVSSIIDWMEANTRVDISRIGMVGVSYGGGIGLLALAQDERIFTTAALSGWADLEKALYGNDTTRKVWIDLLIGSGKLTGRLDPEFQVVYNNLKVQENVEYTREWARARSVVRMIESINKRKAPVFMANSYRDNLFPPNQALEFFSKLETTKKIYLNKGIHASAEVPGIFGLESEIWSDVHNWFDHWFENPSFTVSEDLPYTLQVEDGRESYARLPDARAKKGEWHLEPVNQIRAGLGYEDDALPGVVVESGWDSGASTGIPLLSSVLDSHTPIKVKKWLPLINQKHGAVYYSQAVNRSVAIRGVPRVDMLLTPMSESLQLVTYLYEVDPWGVGTLITHGVTTLRDLQLGQTMAIDLELSAISYDVKPNRKLGVVIDTYDPLYGRPGGGQFSFQIAHSDMASLQVHLPEPN
- a CDS encoding radical SAM protein; this encodes MSEENFCHAPFNQMMLSPTGQLHPCCYHFGYRIGQHSDSFEQVWNGPKIRKLRREFLAGNPRICRSRIANLKCHENFARYQGQSQLSEIQESPPKRLDLRLNGMCNLKCVMCDVWQQPNGLYNESFLWQEGPQKIFPFLSEIEVLGGEPFIQADTFRLIQEIRSVNEQCRFSFVTNSQFKNWIRVRKSLEGIPIDKIHISVDACSKTTYEAIRKGGDFELLLQNLENFKSLRDQKGFDITASMCVLQTNVHELEAFYDFCQLHGFTAELQFAFYDPSQSSSLLHLSKEKMKSLYCCLQQQRPNDKDYQSYIQGVTRPLAIHLVKIGFSITNE
- a CDS encoding response regulator, with the protein product MSDQRKLLTKSKVLVVEETSEWRYNIHNGIRNLGYRMVEGVASIRDALDRMENEPFGWIFLTLNPADNPNLFHILEMVNHYPELRHLKVSAFVKDQDILYLKQAFEMGLLSYHNFGFSKDELAKNLTPLNRRLSQHKWDTMFTSAEYIRDYLTSMEDYQSLVSFERRLIKVNPNHPELLIHLAEAFALQESFDDCARALNQAKLIDPSLEAIADPVYEKYLRGRSLGDSSETINLFNINTAMIVDSDEVNHNSLDRIFHKIGCERIIHCYDGEEALDKIIGFTPDIIVSEWKLPKLNGPFFVQRIRDKGLHNTPILIVSSLVNDSDRNLMLEMGISNVIPKPMIETDFLKALSWVIQQEQKPTDSSVIEYKVAVLCHNRKFNDARHVIQEASSNQNVKEGAIHYMRAELAYAQKDYRKAKNHLIKAVQQGNHTTRVYNLTGKTLIQLDDISTALKCYEKADSLAPYNIVRLCAIADAQDSIGESGLANQTLSMIKSLDPRNHQVMITEANFSLTRGAIKKAKRIMASMENLSEVFTFMNNRGVALAKRGKVNESIEFYEKAILALPEERTDITEAIQYNLALAHVRQKKYKDAQKILRSLKNATQKRIAVKAKRMLERIEDALKKGQEISLDSTKDDSEEKSVDMQDHVEERLSSFKILPPDPGDVCCHLIFFDSSPEVGKRFTITGLPRFRTYGSISNQKTA